A region of Solanum dulcamara chromosome 7, daSolDulc1.2, whole genome shotgun sequence DNA encodes the following proteins:
- the LOC129895069 gene encoding pentatricopeptide repeat-containing protein At3g56030, mitochondrial has product MLALRKLSTLKSSRFLSSFAIQNPISSSSTVPDVPSCTYYDERINKAGREGDFATVHHLLNKRARDGFFNTNNTFKFISTNNVSILDDLLETIARLDCGFPRKSSYDCLIARLSKMHCISEAMCVAEAMLSKEHEANNVTFHPIINALTKKEEFEEAWRVVAVMKSCRISPDLTTYNFLLTGYCFAGNVASAAGVLAKIEEEELGVDTRTYDALVLGACRAGKLDAALAVVRRMVDDGVSPLYCTHAHIIGAFLKYNYYEQAVEFVRSYAGRDAKLDAENFGILATRSITRSKLEEAKELVKEMSERRLAMGPRLKDFYELYVRSDGLR; this is encoded by the coding sequence ATGCTAGCACTTCGCAAGCTCTCGACCCTAAAATCATCAAGATTTCTCTCTTCTTTCGCTATCCAAAACCCTATTTCAAGCTCCTCAACGGTCCCAGACGTTCCCAGTTGCACTTACTACGACGAGCGCATCAACAAAGCTGGTCGTGAAGGAGATTTCGCCACTGTCCACCACCTTCTTAACAAGCGGGCGCGCGATGGCTTTTTCAACACTAACAATACGTTCAAGTTCATTTCCACCAATAATGTGTCCATACTCGATGATCTATTGGAAACTATAGCTCGGTTAGATTGTGGTTTCCCGAGAAAGAGCTCCTACGACTGTCTCATCGCACGTCTCTCGAAGATGCACTGCATTTCGGAGGCCATGTGCGTTGCCGAAGCCATGTTGAGCAAAGAACACGAAGCGAACAATGTCACGTTTCATCCCATAATTAATGCTCTCACGAAGAAGGAGGAATTCGAAGAAGCTTGGCGCGTGGTGGCGGTGATGAAATCCTGCCGAATTTCTCCCGATTTGACGACGTATAATTTTCTGCTGACAGGTTATTGTTTTGCCGGAAATGTGGCATCGGCTGCTGGTGTCTTAGCAAAGATAGAGGAGGAAGAGCTGGGGGTGGATACCAGGACTTACGACGCCCTGGTTTTAGGTGCATGTAGAGCAGGCAAATTGGATGCGGCGTTGGCAGTGGTTAGGAGGATGGTAGATGATGGAGTTTCGCCATTGTATTGCACACACGCCCACATTATCGGAGCGTTTCTGAAGTACAACTATTATGAACAGGCAGTAGAGTTTGTTAGGAGCTATGCAGGGAGAGACGCGAAATTGGATGCGGAAAATTTCGGAATACTGGCAACCAGATCGATCACTCGGAGTAAATTGGAGGAAGCTAAAGAACTGGTTAAAGAGATGAGTGAAAGGAGATTGGCAATGGGTCCGAGATTGAAAGATTTCTATGAATTGTATGTTAGATCTGACGGATTGAGATAA
- the LOC129895070 gene encoding LOB domain-containing protein 21-like, whose protein sequence is MKSNEPRSSSSCAACKFLKRRCTPNCQFAPYFRSDEPKKFANVHKVFGASNVIKILNEVPQDQREDTVNSLVYEAEVRLRDPVYGCIGAIASLQRKMVELQHDLMVTRAHLAYYEAKPSSTASNCSFLDYDPLNDNINTPSVFVDTSVVSGGFLDSFSQNSFAMDQSGSTNEFGQFPFP, encoded by the coding sequence ATGAAAAGTAATGAGCCTCGTTCAAGCTCTTCTTGTGCAGCTTGTAAGTTCTTGAAGAGAAGGTGCACTCCCAATTGCCAGTTTGCACCATATTTCCGATCGGACGAGCCTAAGAAGTTTGCCAACGTCCACAAGGTGTTTGGAGCAAGCAACGTGATCAAGATCCTGAATGAAGTGCCACAGGACCAGCGAGAAGACACTGTCAACTCGCTGGTCTACGAGGCTGAGGTAAGGCTCAGGGACCCGGTTTACGGTTGCATTGGAGCCATAGCGTCTTTGCAACGGAAGATGGTGGAGCTTCAACATGATCTGATGGTTACTAGAGCACATCTTGCTTACTATGAAGCCAAGCCAAGCAGCACAGCTTCTAATTGTTCATTCTTGGATTATGATCCTCTCAATGATAATATCAATACGCCTTCTGTTTTTGTGGACACTTCGGTGGTGTCTGGTGGATTCTTGGATAGCTTCAGCCAGAATTCCTTTGCCATGGACCAAAGTGGATCCACCAATGAATTTGGCCAATTCCCATTTCCATGA